A DNA window from Methanobacterium sp. contains the following coding sequences:
- a CDS encoding tRNA uridine(34) 5-carboxymethylaminomethyl modification radical SAM/GNAT enzyme Elp3, with the protein MENACKLIINQIIKGKIKTKRDLEKAKHKACRDYNLEKFMSNSMILQNATPDERKKIARIIQKKPTRTISGVAIVAVMCKPHKCPHGRCLYCPESDIAPPSYTGEEPAALRARMFKFDPYLQVYNRLLQLESIGHPLDKVELIIMGGTFPSYFLCYQEWFVSKCLQAMNDFGVKDVSISSENFKGSNAAYNIEIPKEFVYLKDVQSKNEKSNVRCVGMTFETRPDYCKTQDVDRMLNMGVTRVELGVQTIYNYIYKRIDRGHTIEDSIESARILRDSGIKVAMHLMPGLFADFDRDLRIFKRVFSDERFKPDMLKIYPCLVTKGSKLYEMWEKGDYEPYTSEEAVNLIAKIKKNLPKWVRTMRIQRDIPSPLIEAGVKKSNLGELVYKKLHDLDVSCKCIRCREVGHKASHGLIPDIDNVKLLKEEYRAGEGDEIFLSFEDVKKDILIGFLRLRIPSEHAHRKEIDDKTALIRELHVYGSMMSIGEREDGQWQHLGYGESLLNEAARVASEDYGMEKILVTSGIGARNYYRKFGYEKLGPYMAKKI; encoded by the coding sequence ATGGAAAATGCATGCAAACTCATAATTAATCAAATAATCAAGGGAAAAATTAAAACAAAAAGAGATCTGGAAAAAGCAAAACATAAGGCTTGCAGAGACTACAATCTTGAAAAATTTATGAGTAATTCAATGATACTGCAGAATGCAACTCCTGATGAGAGAAAGAAAATAGCACGGATCATACAAAAAAAACCCACAAGAACCATATCCGGTGTTGCAATAGTTGCAGTAATGTGTAAACCACATAAATGCCCTCATGGGAGGTGTCTTTACTGCCCAGAGAGTGATATAGCTCCTCCAAGTTACACTGGAGAAGAACCTGCGGCACTTCGGGCCAGAATGTTTAAATTCGACCCTTATTTACAGGTATACAACCGCCTGCTTCAACTTGAAAGTATAGGACACCCTTTAGACAAGGTAGAATTAATTATAATGGGCGGAACATTCCCTTCATATTTCCTGTGCTATCAAGAATGGTTCGTCAGCAAGTGTCTTCAAGCTATGAACGATTTTGGAGTAAAAGATGTGTCCATTTCGTCTGAAAACTTTAAAGGGTCTAACGCGGCATATAATATTGAAATCCCCAAGGAGTTCGTTTACCTGAAGGATGTTCAAAGCAAAAATGAAAAATCCAACGTGCGGTGCGTTGGGATGACATTTGAAACCCGTCCAGATTACTGTAAAACACAAGATGTTGATAGAATGCTCAATATGGGCGTTACAAGGGTGGAACTTGGAGTCCAGACCATTTACAATTATATATACAAACGGATTGACCGCGGGCATACAATAGAAGACTCCATTGAATCTGCAAGAATACTCAGGGATTCCGGTATCAAGGTGGCAATGCACCTTATGCCCGGCCTTTTTGCAGATTTTGATAGAGATTTGAGAATATTTAAAAGAGTATTTTCAGATGAACGCTTTAAACCAGATATGCTTAAAATCTACCCATGTTTAGTAACTAAAGGTTCAAAACTCTATGAAATGTGGGAAAAAGGAGATTATGAGCCATATACAAGTGAAGAAGCAGTTAATCTGATAGCTAAAATTAAAAAGAACCTCCCAAAATGGGTCAGGACCATGAGAATCCAGCGGGATATACCTTCTCCTCTAATTGAGGCTGGAGTTAAAAAATCAAATCTTGGTGAACTTGTATACAAAAAACTCCATGATCTAGACGTCAGTTGCAAGTGTATTCGATGTAGAGAAGTTGGACATAAAGCATCTCATGGATTGATCCCCGATATTGATAACGTGAAATTATTAAAGGAAGAATATCGTGCTGGGGAAGGTGATGAAATCTTTTTATCATTTGAAGATGTTAAAAAGGATATCTTAATTGGATTCCTGAGGTTAAGGATACCCTCAGAACATGCCCATAGAAAAGAAATAGATGATAAAACAGCACTTATACGAGAATTACATGTTTACGGCTCGATGATGTCTATTGGTGAAAGAGAAGATGGGCAGTGGCAGCATTTAGGCTATGGAGAATCATTATTAAATGAAGCAGCTAGAGTTGCATCTGAAGACTACGGCATGGAAAAGATACTTGTTACAAGTGGAATAGGGGCTCGAAACTACTACAGAAAATTCGGGTATGAAAAATTAGGCCCTTACATGGCAAAGAAGATTTGA
- a CDS encoding cyclophilin-like fold protein, which produces MEIEIEIVGKGKATGKLDDRNPETAKKLYEIFPLPGTAHTYLEEVYFDMTLELDYENPSKTTEEGDICYWPPGPAFCIFYGNSQPVSEVNNFGKITENLELFKKCRDGDEIIVRKKE; this is translated from the coding sequence ATGGAAATTGAAATAGAAATAGTAGGAAAAGGCAAAGCTACTGGAAAATTAGATGATAGGAACCCAGAAACTGCAAAGAAATTATATGAAATATTTCCACTTCCTGGAACTGCACATACCTATCTTGAAGAAGTATATTTTGACATGACACTTGAATTAGACTATGAAAACCCTTCGAAAACCACTGAAGAGGGAGATATATGTTACTGGCCACCAGGACCTGCTTTCTGCATATTCTACGGGAATTCACAACCTGTTTCTGAAGTGAATAATTTCGGGAAAATCACAGAGAATTTAGAACTCTTTAAAAAGTGCAGAGATGGGGATGAAATAATAGTAAGGAAAAAAGAGTAA
- the deoC gene encoding deoxyribose-phosphate aldolase produces the protein MINLVESPEKIAKIIDHTNLKADTRIEDIKKLCDEAKRYGFASVCVNPANVELCTDFLKESDVNVCTVISFPLGANTSKIKFFETKDVVQHGACEIDMVMNIGALKSGLKETVKTDIEGVITAAEDNIVKVIIETALLTKEEKILACEIVKDAGANFVKTSTGFGYPGATVEDVFLIKKTVGPQMGIKASGGIKNIKTVFDMVKAGATRIGTSSSVKIMEELFKLNHGMEPPKR, from the coding sequence ATGATCAATTTAGTAGAATCTCCAGAAAAAATTGCAAAAATCATCGACCACACCAATTTAAAGGCCGATACACGAATAGAAGATATAAAAAAATTATGTGATGAAGCAAAACGCTATGGATTCGCTTCAGTCTGTGTTAACCCAGCAAATGTTGAATTATGTACAGACTTCTTAAAAGAGTCTGATGTGAACGTTTGCACTGTTATAAGCTTTCCTCTAGGAGCAAATACGTCAAAAATTAAATTCTTCGAAACTAAAGACGTCGTACAGCACGGAGCCTGTGAAATTGATATGGTGATGAACATTGGCGCTCTTAAATCAGGGCTCAAAGAGACAGTGAAAACAGATATAGAAGGAGTTATCACTGCAGCAGAAGACAATATAGTCAAAGTAATCATTGAAACAGCCTTATTAACAAAAGAAGAAAAAATTCTGGCATGCGAGATAGTCAAGGATGCAGGTGCAAATTTCGTGAAAACCTCAACTGGTTTTGGATATCCCGGAGCTACTGTGGAAGATGTTTTTCTAATTAAAAAAACAGTAGGACCACAAATGGGTATCAAAGCTTCAGGAGGCATAAAAAATATAAAAACCGTTTTTGATATGGTAAAAGCCGGTGCAACACGAATTGGTACCTCTTCAAGTGTTAAAATTATGGAAGAACTATTCAAACTTAATCACGGCATGGAACCACCTAAAAGGTGA
- the cofH gene encoding 5-amino-6-(D-ribitylamino)uracil--L-tyrosine 4-hydroxyphenyl transferase CofH: protein MFDTMNIDPQIKEILEKSFDEEITKDEALKLMQVKGRELQALIFTADLLREELAGDKVTYIQNWNINFTDICSGTCGFCAFKKDENDKDAYFLEVDEVVRRTKNAADEGAIEVCIQGGLHPDIDAYFYEDILLNVKKEVPNVHIHAFSPMEIFYGSKKAELEVEDTLKMLKKAGLGSMPGTAAEILNDDIRDIICRGKLSTAEWIDVIETAHNTGVPTTCTMMYGHVENINHRIEHLEILRNIQKKTGGFTEFVPLTFMHKNAPIFRSGISSPGTTGADDLRLYAVSRLMFGDLLKNIQASWVKLGFKFAQFCLMSGANDLGGTLGEESISKSAGASYGESTHPSELERAIKDIGRIPARRNTLYTEIEEI, encoded by the coding sequence ATGTTTGACACAATGAACATCGATCCTCAGATAAAAGAAATACTTGAAAAATCTTTTGATGAAGAAATTACAAAGGATGAAGCGCTTAAACTAATGCAAGTTAAAGGAAGGGAACTTCAAGCATTAATTTTCACTGCAGACTTACTCCGAGAAGAACTGGCGGGAGACAAGGTAACTTACATCCAAAACTGGAACATCAACTTCACTGATATTTGCTCGGGGACATGCGGCTTCTGTGCGTTTAAAAAAGACGAAAATGATAAAGACGCGTACTTTTTAGAGGTTGACGAGGTCGTGCGGAGAACAAAAAATGCTGCAGATGAGGGTGCAATTGAAGTTTGCATACAGGGAGGCCTGCACCCCGATATAGATGCTTATTTTTATGAGGATATTCTTTTAAATGTCAAAAAGGAAGTCCCAAATGTTCATATTCATGCTTTTTCTCCAATGGAGATATTTTACGGGTCCAAAAAAGCGGAACTTGAGGTAGAAGACACGCTCAAGATGTTGAAAAAGGCAGGGCTTGGTTCAATGCCTGGAACTGCTGCTGAAATATTAAATGATGATATAAGGGATATCATATGCAGGGGAAAGTTAAGCACAGCAGAGTGGATCGATGTTATCGAAACGGCCCATAATACAGGAGTTCCAACAACATGTACCATGATGTACGGCCATGTTGAAAATATAAATCATAGAATTGAACACCTTGAGATTTTAAGGAACATACAGAAAAAAACAGGCGGGTTTACAGAATTTGTTCCTTTAACATTCATGCATAAAAACGCCCCAATTTTCAGGAGCGGGATTTCAAGCCCTGGAACAACAGGAGCAGACGATTTAAGGCTCTATGCAGTTTCAAGGTTAATGTTTGGTGACCTGCTCAAAAATATACAGGCTTCTTGGGTGAAACTTGGATTTAAATTTGCCCAGTTCTGTCTTATGTCTGGTGCAAATGACCTTGGAGGTACTTTAGGTGAAGAAAGCATATCCAAGTCTGCAGGGGCATCTTATGGAGAATCTACTCATCCAAGTGAATTAGAACGGGCAATAAAAGATATTGGAAGAATCCCAGCTCGAAGGAATACTTTGTATACTGAAATAGAGGAAATATAA
- a CDS encoding ATP-binding protein: MYRLTSKLVIYKNIDKNSILFRLSSICQQFAAGNYEKEDLITDIYVEINRLLDISTRYGFDKNLWHNYLAFVLAMTENPFTLVSEKVGASVGTVNKFARSDFCIFKQLFDYDFSEMEKELDIDCFTIITNYEAVVKNEQIFNKGVSEKVQQLSCAIEQSEDDTELYQIITDFYKTYGVGKFGLNKAFRISTDDKSGILCPITATSDVLLDDLVGYESQKKELVQNTEAFVEGRRANNVLLYGDAGTGKSASIKGILNQYYSRGLRMIEVYKHEFKELPKVIEAIKNRNYRFIIYMDDLSFEEFEIEYKYLKAVMEGGLESKPENVLIYATSNRRHLVRETWSDRSDMSEDELHRSDTMQEKLSLAERFGVTIAYFKPMRKEYFNIVINLARRHPEIKLTDEELRAEANKWEMRHGGMSGRTAQQFIDSLLGAVDLS, translated from the coding sequence ATGTATCGTTTGACATCCAAATTGGTGATTTACAAAAATATCGACAAAAACAGCATCTTGTTTAGATTATCTAGTATCTGCCAGCAGTTTGCAGCAGGCAATTATGAGAAAGAAGATCTGATTACAGATATTTATGTCGAAATCAACCGCCTGCTTGACATTTCAACGCGTTACGGCTTTGACAAAAATCTGTGGCACAACTATCTGGCTTTTGTTTTGGCCATGACTGAAAACCCATTTACACTTGTTTCGGAAAAAGTTGGGGCGAGTGTAGGTACTGTAAATAAATTCGCCAGGAGCGATTTCTGCATCTTCAAGCAGTTGTTCGACTACGATTTTTCCGAGATGGAAAAAGAACTGGATATAGACTGCTTTACGATTATCACAAATTATGAGGCTGTTGTAAAAAATGAACAGATTTTCAACAAGGGCGTGAGCGAAAAGGTTCAGCAGCTCAGCTGTGCTATTGAGCAGAGTGAAGATGACACTGAGCTGTATCAAATCATCACAGATTTCTACAAAACATATGGTGTTGGAAAATTTGGGCTGAATAAAGCTTTCCGTATTTCAACTGATGATAAATCTGGAATTCTCTGCCCAATCACAGCAACCAGTGACGTACTGCTGGACGATTTGGTCGGTTATGAATCTCAGAAGAAAGAACTGGTACAGAATACAGAAGCGTTCGTTGAAGGGCGCAGGGCAAACAATGTTCTTCTCTACGGCGATGCAGGCACCGGCAAATCCGCAAGCATAAAAGGAATTTTAAATCAGTATTACAGCCGCGGCCTCCGTATGATCGAGGTCTACAAACATGAATTCAAGGAACTGCCAAAGGTCATTGAAGCCATAAAAAACAGGAACTACCGCTTTATCATTTATATGGACGACCTGTCCTTTGAAGAGTTCGAAATTGAGTATAAATATTTGAAGGCAGTTATGGAGGGCGGCTTGGAGTCAAAACCTGAAAATGTACTGATCTATGCAACATCCAACAGGCGCCATCTGGTTCGTGAAACATGGAGCGACCGTTCGGATATGTCTGAGGATGAACTGCACCGTTCGGATACAATGCAGGAAAAACTATCCCTGGCGGAGCGGTTCGGAGTTACCATCGCTTATTTCAAGCCTATGAGGAAAGAATATTTCAACATCGTTATAAATCTTGCAAGGCGACACCCTGAAATCAAACTAACAGATGAAGAACTGAGAGCAGAAGCAAATAAATGGGAAATGCGTCACGGCGGAATGTCAGGGCGTACAGCACAGCAGTTCATCGATTCACTGCTAGGGGCTGTTGATCTATCCTGA